A window from Purpureocillium takamizusanense chromosome 3, complete sequence encodes these proteins:
- the UTP22 gene encoding U3 snoRNP protein (COG:J~BUSCO:EOG09260FX0~EggNog:ENOG503NVZF) yields the protein MESSSKRRKIEHAGSGLRHDAIIDFEARSSAQVSTASTFILQTDELLNEVKLNYGKAFGDANGHLFKIKEIVESIEPHDALPITEATAAFEKKHRIIVPYPTPKPATDSPYKVAYAKPSQCNVVGSYVSKTMVKSQSSASIDMVVQMPKSLFQDKDFMNMRYFYRRAYYIAYIAAHVRQQYSADSMGLAFEYLNENPLLPVLLLRPLPTDAKGGGTAQDDKSAKKGHKTSMEYSVRLIPCAPDGMFPWNKLTPASSCNRAAGGEEQKASSTSTPFYNSTINAERTFIQYLRVLEDCKTKCPAFTDACVLGRIWLQQRGFGGEISKGGFGNFEWSTMIALLLQMGGKKGQAALSNSLSSTELFKAAIQFLSTTDFTKKPFAFGASKIDTKAIRDVGPVIFDPVRELNILFKMTPWSAGLLQLYAKSTADLLADDAVDKFDPTFIMKADVAPEVFDTCFRIASLDVAEKFTGSADRSRASWKFSLEAHKVLKRAYGDRVQLVHILQPPVASWSLSRGAPTESSEVLVGVIFQPANMSRQMEYGPSAEEQQEAAVFRQFWGEKAELRRFKDGSILECVEWSSKLPGQICEEIARYALKRHLKIMKDELVACDSGLSSVIGLSHLDKEAFDASRRAFTTFERDIRNLEELPLQIRQLSPISPIARYSSVAPPMMGFHKGFIEPMDVNLYFEASSKWPENLTAIQEAKIEFLLDIDRRLTTAHENITTYLGRENREVGIEGLAYLDAIYDSGATFRLRIHCDLEETLLERQVDNKTLDVRAREDAVEALQKSHWLYDTLPLHTQTVATFCTRLHPLSQTIRLVKHWFGSHKFTGHISEELMELIVLHVFLQPYPWVVPSSPSTGFLRTLFFLSRWDWRDEPLIVDSAETLTNDDRLSIRRELESWRKRDPHMNKLVLCVATSSDQSGLAYTRDGPSKLIASRMTRLAKAACKLVRERPLGFDPAALFETSLRDYDVLLRLSPKAVRAIVGDAASDSGAKKNSHFKNLDERTGKMPLPVRAHPIDVLAEELQRVYADTLVFFRGGGGDDDDYALAAIWNPRLQQRQKFRAGLPYNFRVASADGEDGADVVEVNQEAVLLEIARAGGSMIKKIEVVEG from the exons ATGGAGTCCAGCTCGAAACGCCGCAAGATAGAGCACGCCGGCTCTGGTCTGCGACACGATGCCATAATCGACTTCGAAGCTCGGAGCTCGGCGCAAGTGTCGACCGCGAGCACCTTCATCCTCCAGACGGACGAGCTCCTGAACGAGGTGAAGTTGAACTACGGCAAGGCCTTCGGCGACGCCAATGGCCATCTATTCAAGATCAAAGAGATTGTGGAGTCCATCGAACCTCACGACGCCCTTCCA ATCACCGAagccacggccgccttcGAGAAGAAGCATCGCATCATCGTTCCCTATCCAACCCCCAAGCCGGCAACAGACTCTCCCTACAAAGTAGCGTACGCGAAGCCCTCGCAGTGCAATGTCGTCGGAAGCTACGTTTCAAAGACCATGGTCAAGTCGCAATCTTCAGCCTCGATCGACATGGTGGTCCAGATGCCCAAATCGCTGTTCCAGGACAAGGACTTTATGAACATGCGATACTTCTACCGACGAGCCTACTATATTGCGTACATCGCTGCGCACGTGCGCCAGCAATATTCTGCCGACTCAATGGGCCTGGCCTTCGAATATTTGAATGAGAACCCGCTATTACccgtgctcctcctccgtccccTGCCCACCGACGCCAAGGGGGGTGGGACTGCTCAGGACGACAAGTCCGCCAAGAAGGGCCACAAGACGTCGATGGAATACAGCGTCAGGCTGATTCCCTGTGCGCCCGATGGGATGTTCCCATGGAACAAGCTGACGCCTGCTTCGTCCTGCAACCGAGCCGCAGGGGGAGAGGAGCAGAAAGCTAGCAGCACTAGTACACCGTTCTACAACTCCACGATCAATGCCGAGAGGACCTTCATTCAGTACCTGCGTGTTCTCGAGGACTGCAAGACGAAATGTCCGGCCTTCACCGATGCTTGCGTCTTGGGTAGGATCTGGTTGCAGCAACGGGGCTTCGGCGGAGAAATCTCCAAGGGCGGCTTCGGAAACTTTGAGTGGTCCACCATGATCGCACTGTTGCTACAGATGGGTGGGAAGAAGGGGCAAGCCGCACTCTCAAATTCTCTGAGCAGCACCGAGCTTTTCAAGGCGGCGATCCAGTTCCTCTCTACTACCGACTTTACGAAGAAGCCCTTTGCGTTTGGCGCATCCAAGATTGACACAAAAGCTATTCGAGACGTCGGACCAGTCATTTTTGACCCGGTCAGGGAGTTGAACATACTGTTCAAGATGACGCCCTGGTCGGCTGGCCTCCTGCAGCTCTACGCCAAGTCAACTGCAGATTTGCTTGCTGATGACGCTGTGGACAAGTTCGATCCCACCTTCATCATGAAGGCGGATGTGGCGCCAGAGGTCTTCGATACCTGTTTTAGAatcgccagcctcgacgtggccgaAAAGTTTACTGGTTCCGCTGATCGGAGCAGGGCGTCATGGAAGTTCAGCTTGGAAGCCCACAAGGTCTTGAAACGAGCATATGGAGACCGCGTGCAGCTGGTACATATCCTTCAGCCTCCCGTCGCGTCTTGGTCTTTAAGCCGCGGTGCCCCTACCGAGAGCTCCGAGGTCCTCGTTGGCGTCATATTCCAGCCCGCGAACATGTCTCGCCAGATGGAATATGGCCCTTCGGCCGAGGAGCAACAGGAGGCGGCAGTATTCCGCCAGTTCTGGGGAGAGAAGGCCGAGCTGAGACGTTTCAAGGACGGTAGTATCTTGGAATGCGTGGAATGGAGCAGCAAGCTGCCGGGCCAAATTTGCGAAGAGATTGCTCGGTATGCTCTCAAACGGCATCTCAAGATCATGAAAGATGAGCTCGTGGCCTGTGATAGTGGCCTCTCATCCGTCATTGGTCTGTCCCATCTCGACAAAGAGGCGTTTGATGCTTCGAGACGGGCATTTACCACATTTGAGCGCGACATCCGCAATCTTGAGGAGCTCCCGCTTCAGATCAGACAGTTGTCGCCGATCTCGCCGATCGCGAGGTATTCGTCTGTGGCCCCCCCCATGATGGGGTTCCACAAGGGTTTCATTGAGCCCATGGATGTCAATCTTTACTTTGAGGCTTCCAGCAAGTGGCCAGAGAACCTCACCGCTATTCAGGAAGCCAAGATTGAGTTTCTTCTCGACATTGACAGACGTCTCACCACAGCACACGAAAACATCACGACGTACCTTGGCCGCGAGAACAGAGAGGTTGGCATTGAAGGCTTGGCCTATCTGGATGCCATCTACGACTCCGGAGCGACCTTTCGACTGCGGATACACTGCGATCTGGAGGAGACGCTCCTGGAGAGGCAGGTCGACAATAAGACGCTCGATGTTCGCGCCCGCGAAGACGCCGTTGAAGCTTTGCAAAAGTCTCACTGGCTATACGACACCCTGCCGCTGCACACACAGACGGTTGCCACATTTTGCACGAGGCTGCACCCGCTCTCCCAGACGATCCGGCTGGTCAAGCACTGGTTTGGCTCTCACAAATTCACCGGCCACATTAGCGAGGAGCTCATGGAGCTCATCGTGCTTCACGTCTTCCTGCAACCGTACCCCTGGGTTgtgccctcctcgccgagcaccgGCTTCCTGCGCACCCTGTTCTTCTTGTCCCGCTGGGACTggcgcgacgagccgctGATTGTCGACTCCGCCGAGACGCTCACCAACGACGATCGCCTGTCCATCCGCAGAGAGCTCGAGTCGTGGAGGAAGCGCGACCCGCATATGAACAAGCTGGTCTTGTGCGTGGCGACGTCAAGCGACCAGTCCGGCCTGGCCTACACCCGCGACGGCCCGTCCAAGCTCATCGCCTCGCGCATGACTCGCCTCGCCAAGGCCGCGTGCAAGCTCGTTCGCGAGCGGCCCCTCGGCTTCGACCCGGCGGCCCTGTTCGAGACGTCCCTACGCGACTACGACGTTCTCCTGCGTCTCTCCCCCAAGGCCGTCAgggccatcgtcggcgacgctgccTCCGACTCTGGCGCCAAGAAGAACTCGCACTTCAAGAACCTCGACGAGCGAACTGGCAAGATGCCCCTGCCCGTGCGCGCCCACCCCAtcgacgtgctcgccgaggagctccAGCGCGTGTACGCTGACACgctcgtcttcttccgcggcggcggcggcgacgatgatgactACGCCCTCGCTGCTATCTGGAACCCCAggctccagcagcggcaaAAGTTCAGGGCCGGCCTGCCGTACAACTTTCGGGTCGCGAGCGcagatggcgaggacggcgcggacgtgGTCGAGGTCAATCAGGAGGCAGTGCTGTTGGAGAttgcgcgggcgggcggcagcatgaTCAAGAAGatcgaggtcgtcgagggatAA
- a CDS encoding 3-oxoacid CoA-transferase (COG:H~EggNog:ENOG503NXV8): MPSTALRMRTLRAFARHGTNPSAAFSRSFSASVRRAEINKVYPSAAEALKDMKPNTTLLCGGFGLCGVPDTLIDEVLEKPDIKGLTAVSNNAGTDNSGLGKLLKTKQVKKMIASYIGENKTFETMYLTGEVELELTPQGTLAERCAAGGKGVPAFYTPAAFGTVVQTGDLPLKNKADGTPEVYSYPKDVKVFDGKSYLLEHSIAGDYAFVKAYKADKLGNCQFRLAANNFNGAMGRNAKMTIVEAEHIVEPGEIPPEAVHLPGIYVKRVIKSTADKQIEKYTWAKDETDADAKAALGTGDTAAKRERIVKRAAKEFKNGMYANLGIGMPMLAPGFVGADVEVQLQSENGILGLGPYPKKGEEDADLINAGKETVTLNPGAAIFGSEESFGMIRSGRINLTILGAMQVSGTGDLANWMLPGKVKGFGGAMDLVSNPSKTKVVVTMEHTDKKGNPKIVRQCAFPLTGRACVSRIITELGVFDVDFAHGLTLVEIADGVTVDEIKSKTEAPFAVAKDLKPML, from the exons ATGCCCTCCACAGCCCTGCGAATGCGAACCCTGCGGGCCTTTGCCCGACATGGCACCAAC ccctcggccgccttctccagGTCCTTCTCAGCCTCTGTGCGACGGGCTGAGATCAACAAGGTCTACccctctgccgccgaggccctcaaggacATGAAGCCCAACACGACCCTGCTgtgcggcggcttcggcctcTGCGGTGTCCCCGATActctcatcgacgaggtgctcgagaAACCCGACATCAAGGGCCTTACCGCCGTCTCCAACAACGCTGGCACCGACAACTCGGGTCTGGGCAAGCTGCTCAAGACAAAGCAGGTCAAGAAGATGATTGCCAGCTACATCGGCGAGAATAAGACCTTCGAGACCATGTACCTGACGGGCGAGGTGGAGCTCGAGCTGACGCCCCAGGGCACGCTCGCCGAGCgctgcgccgctggcggcaagggcgtcCCGGCCTTCTACACGCCCGCGGCCTTTGGCACCGTCGTCCAAACCGGCGACCTGCCCCTCAAGAACAAGGCCGATGGCACGCCCGAAGTCTACTCGTACCCCAAGGACGTCAAGGTCTTTGACGGCAAGTCTTACCTGTTGGAACACAGCATCGCCGGCGACTACGCCTTCGTCAAGGCCTACAaggccgacaagctcggCAACTGCCAGTTCCGCCTGGCTGCCAACAATTTCAACGGCGCCATGGGGCGCAATGCCAAGATGACCATCGTTGAGGCCGAGCACATCGTTGAGCCGGGCGAGATACCCCCCGAGGCCGTTCACCTGCCTGGCATCTACGTCAAGCGCGTCATCAAGAGCACCGCCGACAAGCAGATTGAGAAGTACACGTGGGCCAAGGACGAGACGGATGCCGacgccaaggcggcgctgggtACCGGCGACACGGCTGCCAAGCGCGAGCGCATAGTCAAGCGTGCCGCCAAGGAGTTCAAGAACGGCATGTACGCGAatctcggcatcggcatgcCTATGCTGGCGCCTGGCtttgtcggcgccgatgtCGAGGTGCAGCTGCAGTCCGAGAACGGCAtactcggcctcggcccgTACCccaagaagggcgaggaggatgccgaCCTGATCAATGCTGGCAAGGAGACGGTAACGCTCAatcccggcgccgccatctttGGCAGTGAAGAGAGCTTCGGCATGATCCGCAGCGGCCGCATCAACCTCACCATTCTCGGTGCCATGCAAGTCAGCGGAACCGGCGACTTGGCCAACTGGATGCTGcccggcaaggtcaagggcTTCGGTGGAGCCATGGACCTCGTGAGCAACCCGTCCAAGACCAAGGTAGTAGTGACAATGGAGCACACGGACAAGAAGGGCAACCCAAAGATCGTTAGGCAGTGCGCGTTCCCTCTGACGGGTCGAGCCTGCGTGTCGAGGATCATCACCGAGCTG GGCGTTTTTGACGTCGACTTTGCCCACGGACTTACCCTTGTTGAGATTGCCGACGGTGTGACGGTCGACGAGATCAAGAGCAAGACGGAGGCGCCATTTGCCGTGGCCAAGGACCTGAAGCCGATGCTGTAG
- a CDS encoding uncharacterized protein (EggNog:ENOG503P6VN~COG:S): MFDQSNGQVFKEWTLPRHAISPSVDGLDWSRRRPYPLFTPRGSRGPRSLLDTAINVIANNIGDITAEHLEGIPDRLQWHIWRFLEARGVCLHAWKLFCKLLLREDDERTLGLYRFRQHICRPVEGLGCYTQPLTSLTTDFITHLVIAGGCEFSTNELLCLTSIKNLGVLELIQPADEVCAVFSQVNDRLIRGWTEMDDPFPLLRILRIWGDHGITQKSLRLVSKFPALAMYDILGSREDWPSPDEQAHMQGWDLAQPASGMEDALLRYLMLLAPIEDTRNVKLRELARSVDSDLVSLCSDSLCVVKFVPDRQAPALLDYLTDAAKVGTPVWDPDAASRDSRSCHDVAFEPWAFWLYSLIGQLGQDRDLKGRDVCPDLQAVVGPFVLPSKPMACLFLGHSGRGGIASKPSYVSRGLFSTTRQTFTRPSVIYGPRDAKIHVAQCDQTDKMEHERLEPNLRRQKRQRLDDVLESLST, encoded by the exons ATGTTTGACCAGTCGAACGGCCAAGTCTTCAAAGAATGGACCCTGCCGCGGCATGCAATATCGCCTAGcgttgacggcctcgactggtctcggcgacgaccgtATCCTCTCTTCACACCACGAGGCTCCCGGGGGCCGCGGTCGCTCCTCGACACCGCCATCAACGTCATCGCCAATAACATCGGAGACATCACCGCAGAGCACCTTGAGGGCATACCTGACCGCCTGCAGTGGCACATTTGGCGCTTTCTTGAGGCGAG GGGGGTTTGCCTGCACGCATGGAAGCTGTTTTGCAAACTCTTGTTGCGGGAAGACGATGAGAGGACCCTCGGTCTTTACAGATTCAGACAGCACATCTGCAGACCAGTAGAGGGCCTTGGCTGCTACACGCAGCCGCTGACATCTCTCACCACCGACTTCATCACTCACCTCGTTATtgccggcggctgcgagtTCAGTACCAATGAGCTGCTCTGCCTCACCAGTATCAAAAACCTCGGCGTTCTAGAGCTTATCCAACCTGCCGATGAAGTCTGCGCTGTCTTCTCACAGGTGAACGACCGACTTATCCGTGGCTGGACCGAGATGGACGATCCATTCCCGTTGCTACGGATCCTTCGCATTTGGGGTGATCACGGCATCACACAAAAGTCACTTCGACTCGTGTCCAAGTTCCCTGCCCTCGCCATGTACGACATACTGGGGTCAAGGGAAGACTGGCCGAGTCCGGACGAGCAAGCACATATGCAAGGCTGGGATTTGGCCCAGCCAGCGTCTGGGATGGAAGACGCTCTGCTACGATACCTCATGCTGCTCGCGCCAATCGAGGACACACGCAACGTCAAACTGCGCGAACTAGCCCGCAGTGTCGACTCCGACCTTGTTTCTCTGTGTAGCGACTCGCTCTGCGTGGTCAAGTTCGTGCCCGATCGGCAAGCGCCCGCCCTTCTCGACTATCTCACCGACGCAGCCAAAGTTGGTACACCAGTCTGGGACCCGGACGCCGCTTCCAGGGACTCGAGATCCTGCCATGATGTGGCTTTTGAGCCCTGGGCCTTCTGGCTCTATTCACTCATCGGACAGCTAGGCCAAGATAGGGATCTGAAGGGGCGGGACGTTTGCCCAGATCTGCAGGCAGTCGTGGGCCCCTTTGTCCTACCGTCCAAGCCCATGGCTTGCCTGTTTCTCGGGCATagtggacgaggaggcatCGCTTCAAAGCCATCGTATGTTAGTCGGGGTCTCTTCTCTACGACACGGCAAACGTTTACGAGGCCAAGCGTGATATACGGACCGCGAGATGCCAAAATTCACGTCGCGCAATGCGACCAGACAGACAAAATGGAGCACGAGCGCTTAGAGCCAAATTTGCGACGGCAGAAGAGACAAAGACTGGACGACGTCTTGGAGTCACTCTCGACATAG
- a CDS encoding uncharacterized protein (COG:S~EggNog:ENOG503Q6YR), with amino-acid sequence MAGGPSTTAARRGGKFNKPSRGGGKHYSRGLQPVDADGNQVSMWSADSQKREEDDEDDSEEESSEEEESEDDVGPSNAAAAAAAEANREDRKAQKKARKEAALAKQRARNVEVGDMPSSDDDDEESDDDMPANPNHSKASRNMTKAPSSGDGDGDGVDDITKGVQDMKAPASRREREALAAAEAKEKYMRLHAAGKTDEAKADLARLKVIREQRAAEAARRQAEKEEKEEQEKTRRAEIEAKEAKKREAAAGPKKSSKKK; translated from the exons ATGGCCGGTGGTCCCAGCACAacggctgcccgccgcggtGGCAAGTTCAACAAGCCATCTCGTGGAG GTGGCAAGCACTACTCGCGTGGCctccagcccgtcgacgctGATGGCAACCAGGTGAGCATGTGGAGTGCCGACTCCCAGAAGCgggaagaggacgacgaggacgactcTGAGGAAGAGTCttccgaggaggaggagagcgaggacGATGTCGGCCCCtccaacgccgcggccgccgcggccgccgaagCCAACCGCGAAGACCGAAAAGCCCAGAAGAAGGCGCGCAAGGAGGCCGCCCTTGCCAAGCAGCGCGCCCGCAACGTCGAGGTGGGCGACATGccctcgagcgacgacgacgacgaggagagcgacgacgatatGCCCGCGAACCCGAACCACTCCAAGGCGTCGCGTAACATGACCAAGgcccccagcagcggcgacggcgacggcgacggcgtcgacgacatcaccaAGGGCGTGCAGGACATGAAGGCTCCGGCGAGTCGGCGCGAGCGGgaggccctcgcggccgccgaggcgaagGAGAAGTACATGCGGCTGCACGCCGCGGgcaagacggacgaggccaaggccgacctGGCCAGACTGAAGGTGATTCGCGAGCAGCGAGCAGCGGAGGCTGCCCGAAGACAG GCGGAAAaggaagagaaggaggaACAGGAAAAGACCCGCCGGGCTGAGAttgaggccaaggaggctAAGAAGCGCGAGGCTGCGGCCGGGCCCAAGAAGTCTAGCAAGAAGAAATAA
- a CDS encoding uncharacterized protein (COG:S~EggNog:ENOG503NWMA): MAEASLQDRLRDHAKAFDGLLSLIPAKMYYGEDNSDQWQRKKQTKQEAAAARRGKLDPDSELNRNAKEVMDERAKNKRKLREMEQEQQNDENEDANADESFDVPGGVEAEKPGEGLKRKAEESNKKQKLDTEEHEDAAESSELAIKLSKKEQKKAAKKEKKAERKAEQKANRADEPPTPAKKEPAASKDTNGTPASSRKQKGKKTNIDATPSEPRLDASQQVDETGIDETPKPDAPALSLDMTMEQKPKNHEDEESTPESDHQSPMFDMGEPEESLNGPASTTTSISSTVPPSEKPKQIKIPADTTALKARLAAKIAALRAARKADGPDGKPIRTRQELIESRRAKQAQRKAHKKELRQQAKLEEDRKREEALASNSPGVMSPAVELDENGSFSFGRVAFGDGSQMSHDLSYVLNQGKKKGPSDPKTALLKVQNQKKRMQELDSEKRGEIAEKEAWLTARRRIEGEKIRDDEAMLKKAVKRKETAKKKSEKAWKERARGVGQAQKERQKKREENLQKRRDEKLMGKAGKKKGGAKKKKVGRPGFEGSLGVAGRRK; the protein is encoded by the exons ATGGCCGAGGCCTCGCTGCAG gATCGCCTTCGCGATCACGCAAAGGCCTTTGATGGCCTCCTCAGCCTGATACCGGCCAAGATGTATTACGGAGAAGACAACAGC GACCAATGGCAGCGGAAGAAGCAGACGAAGcaagaggccgccgccgcccggagaGGCAAGCTGGATCCCGACAGTGAGCTCAACCGCAACGCCAAGGAGGTCATGGATGAACGCGCCAAGAACAAGAGAAAGCTTCGCGAAatggagcaggagcagcaaaACGACGAAAACGAAGACGCTAATGCCGACGAATCGTTTGACGTCCCTGGGggggtcgaggccgagaagccgGGCGAAGGTCTGAAGAGGAAGGCCGAGGAGAGCAATAAGAAGCAAAAGCTCGACACCGAAGAGCATGAGGATGCTGCGGAATCTAGTGAACTGGCGATCAAGCTCTCCAAGAAAgagcagaagaaggcggccaagaaggaaaagaaggCCGAGAGAAAAGCCGAACAGAAAGCGAACCGCGCAGACGAGCCGCCTACGCCCGCAAAGAAAGAACCGGCTGCTTCAAAGGACACCAATGGCACacccgccagcagcagaaaACAAAAGGGCAAGAAGACCAATATTGATGCGACGCCGTCAGAACCCCGACTTGATGCGTCTCAACAAGTCGACGAGACGGGTATCGACGAAACGCCAAAGCCAGATGCGCCAGCCCTGTCACTGGACATGACGATGGAGCAGAAGCCCAAGAATCACGAGGACGAAGAGTCGACACCGGAATCCGATCACCAGTCGCCAATGTTCGACATgggcgagcccgaggagTCTCTCAACGGCCCGGCCAGCACCACGACCTCAATTTCCTCCACCGTTCCTCCTTCCGAAAAGCCGAAGCAGATCAAGATCCCAGCCGACACTACGGCGCTAAAAGCCCGGCTCGCTGCGAAGATTGCGGCCCTGCGAGCAGCCAGGAAAGCCGACGGCCCCGATGGAAAGCCCATACGCACTCGACAGGAGCTCATCGAATCGAGGCGGGCGaagcaggcgcagcgcaagGCGCATAAGAAGGAGCTGAGGCAGCAGGCAAAGCTGGAGGAGGATCGGAAGCGCGAGGAGGCCCTTGCATCCAACTCCCCCGGGGTCATGAGCCctgccgtcgagctggacGAGAACGGCAGTTTCTCATTCGGACGAGTGGCGTTCGGTGACGGCTCGCAGATGTCGCACGACCTTAGCTACGTCCTGAACCAaggaaagaagaagggcCCGTCAGACCCCAAGACGGCACTGCTCAAGGTGCAGAACCAGAAGAAGCGCATGCAGGAGCTCGACAGCGAGAAACGTGGTGAGATCGCAGAGAAGGAGGCCTGGCTgacggcgcgtcgccgcatcgagggcgagaagatacgcgacgacgaggccatgctgAAGAAGGCGGTGAAGCGCAAGGAAAcagccaagaagaagagcgagAAGGCCTGGAAAGAGCGCGCGAGGGGTGTCGGCCAAGCCCAGAAGGAGCGGCAAAAGAAGCGCGAGGAGAACCTCCAgaagcgccgcgacgagaagctcatgggcaaggccggcaagaagaagggaggcgccaagaagaagaaggtcggccggccgggcttCGAGGGCAgtctcggcgtcgctgggCGCAGGAAGTAA
- the VPS74 gene encoding Vacuolar protein sorting-associated protein 74 (EggNog:ENOG503NTZR~BUSCO:EOG092631QQ~COG:U) produces MSSSGLTRRRGAGGGGALGNADGEGSHAASRSNSTNNVRDSAPETSYENSENGHKIAFDPRDISESAERSKQPKLTMMEEVLLLGLKDKQGYLSFWNDNISYALRGCIVLELAFRGRISMEKDPSRRRFPPADRNIEVIDDTLTGEVLLDEALKMMKQSEKMSVSSWIDLMSGETWNLMKIGYQLKQVRERLAKGLVDKGILRTEKRNFLLFDMATHPVADGGAKEEIRRRVRNVLTQRTVVLNSSQFLPESLEFRYLRTVSMVCAAYAANVLENALSSLGHEARERAFAQTDELLADYSQWPFGKKATGNGIGANLPQVIGEEVSKAKDKELQLEVVAACLSVFTRLDSLL; encoded by the exons atgtcctcgtcgggactgacgcggcgccgcggcgccggtggaggaggcgccctgggcaacgccgacggcgagggcagccaTGCCGCCTCCCGATCCAATTCTACCAACAACGTCCGGGACAGCGCCCCCGAGACGAGCTACGAGAACAGTGAAAACGGTCACAAGATTGCCTTCGACCCGCGAGACATTAGCGAGAGCGCCGAGAGGAGCAAACAGCCCAAACTGACCatgatggaggaggtgctgctcctcggccttaAGGACAAGCAG GGATACCTTTCTTTCTGGAACGACAACATCTCGTACGCCCTCCGCGGGTGCATtgtgctggagctggcctTCCGTGGCCGCATCAGCATGGAGAAGGATCCCTCCAGGCGGCGATTTCCCCCGGCGGATCGCAACATCGAAGTTATAGACGATACCTTAACCGGCGAGGttctgctcgacgaggccctgaAGATGATGAAGCAGAGCGAAAAGATGAGCGTTAGTTCCTGGATCGACCTGATGAGCG GCGAGACGTGGAATCTGATGAAGATTGGATACCAGCTGAAGCAGgtccgcgagcgcctcgccaagGGTCTCGTCGACAAGGGCATCTTGCGCACCGAGAAGCGCAacttcctcctcttcgacATGGCCACCCACCCCGTTGCTGATGGAGGTGCGAAGGAGGAGATTCGCCGTCGCGTGCGAAACGTCCTAACCCAGCGAACCGTCGTCCTCAACAGCAGCCAGTTCCTGCCCGAGTCGCTAGAGTTCCGTTACCTGCGCACTGTCTCCATGGTCTGCGCTGCCTACGCCGCCAACGTTCTAGAGAACGCGCTGTCTTCGCTCGGCCACGAGGCCAGGGAGCGTGCCTTTGCCCAAACCGATGAGCTCCTGGCCGACTACAGCCAGTGGCCCTTCGGCAAGAAGGCTACCGGcaacggcatcggcgccaacCTGCCCCAAGTAATCGGAGAG GAGGtgagcaaggccaaggacaaggagctcCAACTCGAAGTTGTGGCGGCCTGCCTGAGCGTTTTTACCCGCCTCGACTCCCTGCTATAA
- a CDS encoding uncharacterized protein (TransMembrane:3 (i61-80o86-105i117-137o)~EggNog:ENOG503P14M): MAPTKRNVRSKPVSSSSSNGSPPVPFKRPPEVLESFASALNEKHVYVTHIDSRPAAFKRKIFLVPVAMNLCVSLLFAWRMYAILPWYWQLVVSAFGYQSDATFPASQSTWGQLAWEIARRGVTMFIDFMLFVFVWPWPVEFTAGQRHGNPVLWRRTVGFRDQEIYVRRSRDWDRLLRDIFKDADSRKILTAYIQQATSPLLQEQKTGYLLMNSQWDLDWEAMVYAHQLVDTKAIALEAFKNVVLVHHKDYGWLCYDLKAGSAVEEDDKRRQVFAFRDALTGLGKEDLFYRWVEIVQFEATQPGGFGPEKQEEAAKKIRNMFEKENINFDELWKESVGG, encoded by the coding sequence atggctcccACAAAACGAAACGTCAGGTCAAAACCCGTgagctcttcctcgtcaaATGGATCGCCACCCGTGCCCTTCAAGCGGCCGCCCGAGGTCCTCGAGTCCTTCGCCAGCGCTCTCAACGAGAAGCATGTCTACGTGACGCACATCGActccaggccggcggccttcAAGCGCAAGATCTTCCTCGTCCCGGTGGCCATGAATCTCTGCGTCTCACTGCTCTTCGCGTGGCGCATGTACGCCATCCTCCCCTGGTActggcagctcgtcgtctcggccTTTGGCTACCAGAGCGACGCCACGTTCCCGGCCTCGCAATCGACCTGGGGTCAGCTAGCGTGGGAGATTGCGAGGCGCGGCGTCACCATGTTCATTGACTTTATGCTCTTTGTCTTCGTCTGGCCCTGGCCTGTTGAGTTCACCGCCGGCCAGCGTCACGGCAACCCGGTGCTCTGGCGGCGCACCGTGGGCTTCCGCGACCAGGAGATTTACGTACGCCGTAGCCGCGACTGGGACCGCCTGCTACGCGACATCTTCAAGGACGCCGACTCGCGCAAAATCCTGACGGCGTACATCCAGCAggccacgtcgccgctgctgcaggagcagAAGACGGGCTACCTGCTCATGAACAGCCAATGGGACCTCGATTGGGAGGCCATGGTCTACGCAcaccagctcgtcgacaccaaggccatcgccctcgaggccttCAAGAACGTGGTCCTGGTGCACCACAAGGACTACGGATGGCTGTGCTACGACCTCAAGGCGGGCTCCGCcgtcgaagaagacgacaAGAGGCGCCAGGTCTTTGCCTTCAGGGACGCGCTCACGGGCCTGGGCAAGGAGGACCTGTTCTACCGCTGGGTGGAGATTGTGCAGTTTGAGGCCACGCAGcccggcggcttcggcccggagaagcaggaggaggcggccaagaagattCGCAACATGTTTGAGAAGGAAAACATTAACTTTGACGAGCTCTGGAAGGAGTCAGTCGGGGGTTAG